CCCTCGTCTTCGTCGACCACGGGGTACGGCTGCGCGCCGATCACCTCCACGGAGTGCCCGAGGCGGGCGAGTTCGCGGGAGAGGTGGCGTACGTACACACCCTGGCCGCCGCAGAACGGGTTGCCCTTGTAGGTGAGGAGGGCGATGCGCAGCGGGCGGTCGCCCGCGCCCCCGGCGTCGGGAGCGGCACCGGTGGCACCGGCAGCGCCTGGACGGGGCCCGGCAGCTATGGCCTCAGCGGTCACTCACGGCCCCCTTCTTACTGCCCCTTTGCCGGACTGCGCTTCTGCCGGAGCGTAACCGCTCGCGCTAATCTAGAACAAGTTACAGACTTGATCGTTCTTGATCGTTCAAGGAGCATCGAATCTACCGGCAGGTAGCCCTGCTGTAAGGCGTGGAACAGGTGATTCGCGCCACGGGTGGCCGCGCTGGCATGCTCTGGAGCATGCCGGGCCGCCCGGAGCTCACGGGGGGACGGGAGATACGCGCAGAGATGATCGCGGAAGCCAGGGCAGCAGCACCAGCGGCCCCGCCCCTGACCGAACGCCAGGAGGCCCGCCGCCGCCGCATCCTGCACGCCAGCGCGCAGCTGGCCAGCCAGGGCGGATTCGATGCCGTGCAGATGCGCGAGGTCGCCGAGGCGGCGGGGGTCGCGCTCGGCACGCTGTACCGCTACTTCCCCTCCAAGGTGCACCTGCTGGTCGCCACCATGCAGGACCAGCTCCAGCATCTGCACACCACGCTGCGTAAGCGGCCTCCGATGGCGGCGAGCGCGGCCGAACGGGTGGCGGAGACCCTGATGCGGGCCTTCCGCGCCCTCCAGCGTGAACCGCACCTCGCGGACGCGATGGTGCGGGCGCTGACGTTCGCCGACCGGAGCGTGAGCCCGGAGGTGGACACGGTGTCGCGGCAGACGACAGCGATCATCCTGGACGCGATGGGGCTCGACGATCCGACCGCGGAACAACTTTCGGCCGTTCGGGTGATCGAGCACACCTGGCACTCGGCGTTGATCACCTGGCTGTCGGGACGGGCGTCGATCGCCCAGGTCAAGATCGACATCGAGACGGTGTGCCGGCTGATCGATGTGACATCGGGCCGGCCCGGCCGGCGGTGACACGAGCGACGGGCGACCTGGCGCACCGCGCCGAAGCCCGTCCGGCGTTCGACGACAGGGGGCTTCGGCGCGGTCCGGTCCCTCACCGCCTTCGTCGGGGCGCCGGCCCCCTTCCGCAGCCGCGGCGCCCATCCACT
This DNA window, taken from Streptomyces sp. SCSIO 30461, encodes the following:
- a CDS encoding TetR family transcriptional regulator, whose protein sequence is MIAEARAAAPAAPPLTERQEARRRRILHASAQLASQGGFDAVQMREVAEAAGVALGTLYRYFPSKVHLLVATMQDQLQHLHTTLRKRPPMAASAAERVAETLMRAFRALQREPHLADAMVRALTFADRSVSPEVDTVSRQTTAIILDAMGLDDPTAEQLSAVRVIEHTWHSALITWLSGRASIAQVKIDIETVCRLIDVTSGRPGRR